Part of the Planctomycetota bacterium genome, CGGCGCCTGGTCGGTCGACGACGGTGCGCGGGCGACACGGGCCCGGGCCGACGCGGTCTTGCAGCACGGCCCGCGGGGCGGGGCGATGCTCTCGGTGATCGCCGACCGGGCCACGGTCGGCGACCTGATCGCGCCGCTGGCCGGTTCGGTGTGGGTGTGTGCCGAGAATGCCCCCGAGCAGATCGTGGTCGGCGGCACGGTCGCCGGTATCGACGCCCTCGAAGCCCGGCTGCAGCCGACGCGGATCCGCTCCAAGCGGCTGGCCGTTCCGAGCCCGTTCCACACGCCGTTGCTGGCGGCTGCCGCCGATCGATTGGCCGGCGCGCTGGCCCCCGTGGCGTTCGCCACGCCGCGATTGCCGCTGGTGAGCAGCACGACGGTGGAGCCGCTTGTCGACGCGGCGGCGATCCGCGCGAGCCTTGTCCGGCAGATGACCGAGCGCGTCCGCTGGGTCGACGTCGTCCGTCGTCTCCACGCCGCTGGGGTCCGCACGTTCGTCGAGGTCGGCCCGTCGGGCGTACTCACCGGTCTGGTCCGGCGGATCCTCGACGGCCTGCCCGGGGTGACGCTGGTGCAGTTCGACCAGCGCGGCCAAGCGGGAGCCGACCACCTGCGGCGGCTGCGCGACCAGCTGTCGGCTGCCGGGGCGCTGCGAACAGTCGCTACGGCGGTCGCGGTGCCCTCCGCGGTGAGGGCGGTGGCGACCCACCCGGCGATCCTGTCGTTCGATGCCACGGCACGGCGGCGCGCCCGCAATCGGGCTGGTGGCGGAGGGCCACCGGCCGTTCCGGCGGGCACGGCACCGGCACCGACCGCGCCGATCGCGATGCTGGCCAACGGCCACGCGGCAGACGCTCCGGGTTCACCCCGCGCTCCTTCTCCCGCGCCCAGCGGCCGCCATGGCGGCGACAGTGGCACGGCCCGAAACGGCAGCCACGATGGCGGCAATGGCGCTGCAGCGGCGCCGCTGGCACCGGCGCCGTACGTGGCTGTCGGCAGCGCCGCGACCAATGGCTCGGCCTATCCGTCGTCGGGCAATGGCTACCACGCCGGCGGCTCGGTCATCGATGCTTCCGCCAAGGCGGCGCCGGTCCGGCTCCGCAACGCCGCCGCCGGTGCCTCTCCGGTCATCCGGCCGGTCGGCGGCCTCGAGCAGATCGTGGTGGCGCTGCTCACCGAGCATGCCGCCCGCCTCCCACTGGCGAGCGCCGGCACCGCCGGGAGCGACGTGCTCGACGCGCTCGAGCACCTGTTCGAGAGCGTGCCGTCGCGCCGCGCGGCGGTGATGGCCGCCACGACGCTCGACGATTTCTGCGCTCTGCTCGCGGCCAGCGGCGGGAAGGCCGAATGGGTCGAGCCCGCGCCCCCGGTGAGCGCTCGAGCCGGCGCTGCGAAGCCATCAGCCCAGGGTGACGGGCTCGAGACGTTCGTGATCGACTTCGTCGTCGAGCAGACGGGCTACCCGCGCGAGATCGTCGAGCTGGACGCCGATCTGGAGGGCGACCTGGGGATCGACAGCATCCGCAAGGCGCAGCTGTTCGGTGAGATCGGCCAGCGTTACGGTCTGGGCGCCGACGCGAGCGTGTCGCTCGACGACTTCCGCACGCTGCGGCACCTGCTCGACTACATGCTCCCGCGCGTCGGCGGGGCGGGGACGTCGACGGCTGCCGTGGCGGCCGTTGCACCGGCTCCGGCGCCGGTCGCGTCGGCTCCGGCGGTGGTCGCGAGCGCCGCGGCGGCTCCGGCGAGCGCGGCAGGAGCCGCGGAGCTGGAGGCGTTCGTCGTCGACTTCGTCGTCGAGCAGACGGGCTACCCGCGCGAGATCGTCGAGCTGGACGCCGATCTGGAGGGCGACCTGGGGATCGACAGCATCCGCAAGGCGCAGCTGTTCGGTGAGATCGGCCAGCGTTACGGTCTGGGCGCCGACGCGAGCGTGTCGCTCGACGACTTCCGCACGCTGCGGCACCTGCTCGACTACATGCTCCCGCGCGTCGGCGGGGCGGGGACGTCGACGGCTGCCGTGGCGGCCGTTGCACCGGCTCCGGCGCCGGTCGCGTCGGCTCCGGCGGTGGTCGCGAGCGCCGCGGCGGCTCCGGCGAGCGCGGCAGGAGCCGCGGAGCTGGAGGCGTTCGTCGTCGACTTCGTCGTCGAGCAGACGGGCTATCCGCGCGAGATCGTCGAGCTGGATGCCGATCTGGAAGGTGATCTGGGGATCGACAGCATCCGCAAGGCGCAGCTGTTCGGTGAGATCGGCCAGCGTTACGGTCTGGGCGTTGACGCGAGCGTGTCGCTCGACGACTTCCGCACGCTGCGGCACCTGCTCGACTACATGCTCCCGCGCGTCGGCGGTCACTCAGATGCAACGCCCGCCAGTGTTGTTGCGGCGTCAGCCAGCTTCGTCGCTCCGCCCGCTCGGGCTCCCAGTGAGGCGTTCGTGGTCGGTCAGGCCGAAGGGCGGCGGCATTCCGCTGCCATCCGTGGGTGGTGCCGAGAGCTGGCGGCGCTCGGCTCTGCAGCGCAGCGCGCGACCCCCGATCAGACCACCGCCGACTTCCTCGCGGGCGTCGCCGATGCGACCGGAATCGACCGCGGTATCCTCGAAGCAGGGTGGGCCGAGCCGGCCCGCGCCCTCGGCGGCCTCGACGTGATCGCCGATCTTGCCGGCCGTGACGGCCCGGCGATCCTCGTCGGATTCGGCCGCCATGCCGCGCCGGTGATCCGCCAGCAGTCTGTGGGGACGACGCTCGTCGGCGTCGCCGGTCTGCCTGGTGCCGTGGCTGGCTGGAACGACGCCGGCATCGTCGCCTTGGTGTCCCCTGCGGCTGCCCCCGGGGCCGCGCAGTCGATCGAGCGGATCGTCACGACGGTCCAAGCGCACGCCGACGTCGCCGCCTCCGGCCCATGGCCCGCGGGGATCGTGATCGCGCTCGCCGGAAGCGGCACGGTGTTCACGACCGATGGCTCAGGCCGGCCCGTCGGTTCGGCTCCCGCCTTCCGCGCCGTCCGCGGCGACGCTCCGCTCGGCCGGATCCTCTGCAGCGCGGCCCCCGACACTCCCCTCACGGCGCTGCTGGCATCCGACCCGGCCGGGTTGCCCGCAGCGCTGTCCGCCGCCGCCACGTGGATGATCGCCGGCGTTGATGGCAGTGGACCGCGGGCGCTTTCCGGAGGGCCGCTCAGCGCCGGAGACCTCGCGGCGGCTGCGGCGTCGCTCGCGGCCGTGCTGGCAACCCGCTCGCCGCGCCCGTCGCCGACGACTCCCTCGGTACCATGCGACGAAGGAGCGATCACGCGCCGCTACGGCCTCGCCATCCGTCCGCTTCCGGCGGCTCCCGCCGCCCGGCTCGCTGGGGAGCGCGTGCTCGTGCTCGCCGTTGCCCAAGCTTCCGACGACGGCGTGGCGGCAGTCGCCGATCGGCTCCGTCGGGAAGGGGCGGCCGTCGAGATCGGGCGCGCCGATGACGCGGCCACGGCCGTGATGGTCGTCGAACGCGCCGAGTCGGCCGGCCCCGTCCGTCATCTGTTGATGCTCACTCCGTCCGGCGAAGGCCGCCCCTGGTCGGCCGCCGCCGGCGAACCGATCGCTTCGCTGTTTTCGGCCTGCCAGCGCTGGATCGTCGCCCGGAACGCCTCCGGCGACCTCGGCCGATCCACGCTCACCGCGGCGACGACGCTCGGCGGTGACTTCGGTCTCGCCGGGGACATCGGCTGGGTGGGTGGTGGTGCCCTGACCGGTCTGTTCAAGAACATCGCCCACGAATGTGCCGGTCTCGTCGTCCGGGTGGTCGACCTGCCTGCCGCGATCACCGCGGCCGAACGGGCGGACCGGATCGCCGCCGAGATCGGCGCCGCCGGTCCGGTCGAGGTCGGCTACGCCAGTGGCCAGCGCGTCGAGATCGTGCCCACGGAGGGCGGCCCACGACCGGGGCGGGCACTCGCGAGCCTCGCTCCGGGGAGCGTGTGGCTGGTGACCGGTGGGGCACGGGGGGTAACCGCCGCCTGCGCCCTCGAGGTGGCCCGGCGCCGCGGGGTCGATCTGGTTCTCGTCGGCTCGACGAACCCCGAGCCGGTCGAGCCGGCATGGCTCGACGCCGACGCCGCGCTGCTCCGCGATCTCAAGGGGCGCGTGATGCTCGCCGCCAAGGGACGCGGCGAGGACCCGCGCAGGGCCTGGGCACGCGTCGAGAAGTCGATCGAGATCGCCCGATCGTTGGCGCGGTTCCGCGCCGCCGGCGTGAAGGCCAGGTACCACGCCTGTGATCTCGCCGACGCGGCTGCCGTTGGTCGCCTCGTCGCCGACGTGGCGGCGACGGTCGGCCCGATCCGCGGCATCCTCCACGGTGCCGGCTGGGAATCGGCCTGCCGGTTCGAGAAGAAGACGCTCGCCGGTCTCGCGGCGACGCTCGGCCCCAAGTGCCTCGGGCTCGAGGCGCTGCTGGCGGCGGCGTCCGGCCAGCCGGTCGAGGCCCTGGTCGCGTTCGGCTCGACGAGCGGCAGGTTCGGCGGTCATGGCCAGGCCGACTATTCGCTCGCCAACGATCTCCTCGCCAAGCTCGTCGCCGACGCGCGGCGGCGCCTGGGCCTGCGGGCGACGACGTTTCACTGGCATGCCTGGGACGAAGTCGGAATGGCGAGCCGGCCCGAGAGCCGGTTCGTCCTCGAGCAGTTCGGGCTCGAGTTCATGCCGTTGGCCGAGGGGGTCGGGCGGTTCCTCGCCGAGCTCGAGGCGGGGCTGCCCGATGCGGAAGTGCTCGTCACCGAGCCGAAGCTGTGTCCTTCAGGCGTCGCCACTGCCACCGACCGCCGCCCGGGTGCGTTCCCCGAACGCGCCGAGACGACTCGACGCGGCAGTCTGGTTCAAGACGTGGAGAACACACCCGATCAATCGTGTGTATCGTTCCAGCTCGATCCGAGCGTCGATCGGTTTCTCCTCGACCATCGCTTCAATGGTCGTCCGCTCCTCCCGGCAGTGATGGGCGCGGAGTTGTTGTGCCAAGCCGTCATCGCAGCGGAGGCCGGCGCCAGTGTCGGCGAGATTCACGACTTCAAGGTGATGCGACCCGTCGGTTTTCCGGACGACGTCAGTCGAGAGATCGTCGTCGAGGTACCGACTCGTTCGTCGCGTGCGCTCTCTGCGCGTGCCCTGGCGCGGGCCACGGCCGGCAAGGGCATTCCTTCGAGCGGCACGGTCGAGTGTCTCAGCGCGCGATGCGTGGTCGGACCTGCTGAGCCGCTGTCGGCTCGACCAGAACCGTCGCCGATGCCGTTCTACCCCACCACCTACCGGGAAGACACACCGCTTTGGCACGGTCCGGCATTTCGGACCCTCGGCGGACTGTTCCTCGACCGGAGCGGGGGATGGGCACGGCTGACCGCATTCGATCCCGATGTCACCGCTGCACCGCGCGGCGCACGCGGGTGGACGGTTCCGGTTGCCCTCGTCGATGGATGTGTGATGGCATGCGGAGTGTATTCCTATGTGATGTGTGGCCAGCGCATCGAGTTGCCGGTGGGCTGGGATCGTGCGAGATTCGTCGAGGCCCCGCGGTCGGGAGAGAAGTGCACCGCGCGGCTCCGGTTCGTGAGTCAGACCCCCGGTCAGTCGGTGTACGATGTCGTGGCATTCGGCGATGACGACCGCCCACTGTTCTCGATCGAGGGGTTGATGCTGGCCCTGGCGTCTCGGGCCGTGGGCGCGGCTTCATGATGCCCCGATCCCATTCCGTCGTTGCTGCATCGAAGAGCGGATCCACGCGTCATCTCGCTGTCGGTGACGAGATCGTGTCGATCGCCACCCGGGTGCCTTATCCCGGTGAGTCGCTATCGACGGGCGTTCGGCGATTGGCCGCTGAAGTCATCCGGGACCACCTTCGTGGCCATCACGGCATGATTCGGATCGCGACCGTGCTGCCCTCCGGTCGGCCGGTTGCCACCGATTCCACTGGTCCCCTTCGGGTGACGGTGTCACTCTCCCACGACGATGGACTGATGGCGGCTGCGGCGGCGGAGCGGTGCAATGTCGGTGTTGATGTGATCGCGAGCAAAGCACGCTCATCGGGGCTCGACTTTTGGCTCGATCCGGGTGAGCAGCGGTGGGAGAAGCGAGCCGGGATTCCCGGTCTTCTCTGGGCGGCCAAGGAGTCGGCCTACAAGGCGTCTCGACTCGACACGCCGTTCCGACCCCGCGAGATCGCGGTTTCACCCCGCGGCGACGACGGGTTCCGGTTCACCTGGTCCAACCGCTGGCACGTGGTCATCGGCTCCGGCCGATTGCTCGTCGACGAAGGCCACGTTGTGGCAGTCGCAACCGCATCTCGGCATGGTCAGCGATCGACCGCGTCGGCCGCGGAGAGAGCAGCATGTTCTTGAGCGACACCCACCTGCAGCAGCTTTTCCCGCCAGCGTCGTATACCTCTCCGGCGATGTTCGAGGCGGAACGCGAAAGACTTCTGTTGCCGGCCTGGCATCTCGTCACGACCATGGCCGAGATCCCGCGGGTCGGCGACTTCATCACATCTCGGCTCCTCGATCATGACATCATCGTTCACCATACCGAAGAAGGCCCGCGGGCGTTCCTCAATGTTTGCCCCCACCGGTTCGCGAACCTTTCCAGTCATCGGGATGGACGGCAGTGTCGACTCACGTGCCAGTACCACGGCTGGGAATTCGGCGCTGACGGAAGCACGCGTCGGATTCCCGACGCGCCGAGCTTTCGGCCCTTGGAGAAAGGTGCGTTCGGGCTCCATCGACTGTACTGCGAGACATTCGGGCAGCTTGTGTTCGTGAGGCTGGGCCTCGGTCAGACGGCACTGGATGCACGATTCGGTCCGCGGCACGACGACGTCAGCCGCGCGGTCGCCAGCGAGCATCGGTTGGTGGTGTCCTGGTCGCGTGAAGTCGCGGCCAACTGGAAGGTGATCATCGAGAACAACCTCGAAAGCTACCACGTCGGCGTGGTGCATCGGTCAACGCTCGGATCGATGCCCGATGAAGAGGTCTGCCACCACGAATTGTCACCGGTTCACAGCCGTTTCACGGCACCAGGTGGTGTCCCGGGATTCATCGGTGACCTGCAGCGAACACTTCTCCGGCGGGTCGGCGGGGAGCCCTCGCGGAAGTATCACCATTGCCTGTTCATGCCAAATCTGACCGTGTTGTGGATGGATGACATCTCCGCGGTGCAGACCTTCGAACCGATGACCTCGAGGACGACGAGGGTGACTTTTCGCGGATTTGCGCTGTACGGCTCGCGGCGGGGGCCTGTCGTCGAGCGCTGTCTGCGTTGGCTTGCTGCCCGCCATCTGCGTTTCTGGGGCCGCGTGTGGGAGGAGGACTTGCGGCTTTTTCCCGACCTCCAGGCGGGACTCGAGAACCCGGTGCTCCCGTCGCCGGGGCTGATTTCAAGGCGCGAGGAACGAATTCACCATTTCCAGCGCTGGGTTGTCGATCGATTGGCTGACGCTGCAGACGGTTCCACAGCAGTCAGCACGCAGTCGAATGCGGGAGGGGTGGCATGACGACCACCGCGCCGCCCCCCCGTGGCCTCGTCGAGATGGTCCTCCCCGACGGCCGGGCCGTGCTCACGTTGTGCCGCGACAACACCGCGATCGCCTACGGGGAGATCTTCTCCGAGCGGATCTACGAGCTGTTCGGGATCACGCTCGAAGACGGCGCGACGGTGATCGACGTCGGCGCCAACGTCGGCCTGGCGGTGATCTGGGTCGGCGATAAGATCGCGCACGGCACCGTCCACGCCGTCGAGCCGATCCCGGCGACGTTCGCCGCGCTCGAGGCCAACGTCGCCCGCCACGTGCGCCTCGACGTCCACCTCCACGCTGCCGGCGCGTCGAACCGGGCCGGAACGGCGGAATTCACCTTCTACCCGCTGACGAGCACCAGTTCCTCGATGTACCCCGACGACTCGGCGGCGGCCCACGCCGAGTCACGGGCGTTCATCCGCGCCGACATCGAGAAGCGGATCGGCTTCCTCGCCCGGCTCGCCCCCGGCCGGCTCCTCGAGCGCGTCGCCGAGCGGATCCGCCGCCACTACCAGGCCGCCGTCACCGTTCCCTGCCGGTTGCTGCGGATCTCCGACCTGTTCGCCGCCCACGGCCTCGAGCGCGTCGACCTGCTCAAGATCGACGTCGAGGGGGCGGAGTTCGACGCCGTCGCCGGGATCGACGCGGCGCACTGGCCGCGGATCCGCCAGGTGATCGTCGAGGTCCACGAGGGCACCGCCGCCTGCGACCGGATGGAGGCCCTGCTCGCCGCCGCCGGGTTCACGACGGCGCGCTACCAGCAGGCCCCTACGATCTTCCCGCGCCACTGGCTCGTCTATGCCAGGCGGTCCGCCGCCACCAGGTCCGTCGCCCACGCTCACACCGAGGAGTGCCTGTCATGATCGACCTGTCGGGGAAAGTGGCCCTGGTCACCGGTTCGAGCCGCGGCATCGGAAGGGCCTGCGCACTGCGGCTCGCCGAGGCGGGGGCCGACGTGGTGGTGAACTTCGTCACCAGCGGCCGTGAGGCCGACGCCGTCGCCGCCGAGATCGCGGCGCTCGGCAGGCGCGTGGCCTGTGTCCGGGCCGACGTCGGCCAGGAGGAGGACGTCGACGACATGATCGGCTTCGTCCGCGAGTCGTTCGGGCGCCTCGACATCCTCGTCCACAACGCCGCCACCGGCGGGTTCCGCCCGCTGGCCGCCACGTCGCAGCGCCACTTCGATGCCGCGATGCACACCAACGTCCTTTCGCTGGTCCACCTCCTCAAGGCGTCGGCGCCGCTTCTCGAGGGGGGCCCGGGACGCGGCAAGGTGGTCGTGCTCTCCAGCCACGGCACCCACATGGCGCTGCCGATGTATGGATTGATCGGCGGCACGAAGGCGGCGCTGACCGCGCTGTCGCGGCACTGGGCGCTCGAGCTCGGAGACCGTGGCGTGAACGTCAACATCGTCGAGGCGGGGCTGGTCGATACCGACTCCACGCGCCGCCTCCCCGGCGCCGCCGAGATGTTCGCCGGCCGGACGAGCAAGACGATGGTCGGCCCGCGCCAGCTCGAGGCGACCGACGTCGCCGACGCGGTGCTGTTTCTCGCCAGTCCCCTCGCCGATCTCGTGCAGGGCCAGACGCTCGTGGTCGACGGCGGCGCGGCGATCCACGTCTGATCCTTCCAGGACCTCCCCATGGCCCCCGACCGCTCCTACCTCCTGCTCACCGGCGCCACCGGCCTCCTCGGCCGGTCGCTGCTCCGCGATCTCGCCGCCGCCGGGCGGCGCGTGGCGGTGCTGGTGCGCGGCTCGAAGACGGCCGACGCCGCCGCACGCGTCGACGAGCTGCTCGCTGACTGGCAGGAGGTCGCAGGCGCCGTCGTCGAGTGCCCGGTCGTGCTCGAGGGCGACATCACCCGCCCCGGGCTCGGCCTCGACCCGGCCGCCGCCGACTGGGTGGCGCGCCACGTCGGCGAGGTGGTCCACTCGGCGGCGAGCCTGTCGTTCGAACGGCGCCCGAGCGACGACGAGCCCTACGCGAGCAACGTCCGCGGCACCGCCAACGTCCTCGACGCCTGTCGGACCGCCGGGATCCGCCGGCTCCACCACGTCAGCAGCGCCTACGTGTGCGGCCTCCGCGAGGGGCGGATCCTCGAGACCGAGCTCGACATCGGCCAGACCCCGGGCAACGACTACGAGCGCAGCAAGATCGACTCGGAGACGGCTGCGGTCTCGGCGCCGTTTCTCGACGTGGTCACCGTCCACCGGCCGAGCATCATCGTCGGTGACCTGGTCACCGGGTTCACCAACACGTTCCACGGGTTCTACAAGCCGCTGCGGATCGTGCAGCCGTTCGTCGAGGCGTTCGTCCAGGCGCGGCTCGCCCCGGGCAGCCTCCTCGACGTGCTTGGGATGAGCGGCCGCGAGGCCAAGAACCTCGTGCCGGTCGACTGGGTCTCGGCGGTGATGACCCGGATCATCCAAGACCCGTCGGCCCATGGGCGCACCTACCACCTGGCCACCGATCATCCGACCCCGTCGGGGCGGCTGTGCCGGCTGTTCGAGGAGCTGGTGGTCGCGATGGCCGCCGAGCGTTCCGCCGGCCGCGCGGGTGCCGCCCCGCGCCCGCCGGCGTTCGACCCGGCCACGCTCGGCCGGCTGTTCGGCGACCAGATGCACGTCTACCGCGCCTACTGGCGCGACGACCCGCGCTTCGACACCAGCCACACCCGCGCCTTCGCCCCCGATCTCCCCGCGCCGCAGCTCGACGACGAGACGATCCGGCGCCTGTGCCGATTCGCGATCGGCAGCGGCTTCCGCTGGCCCCCTCCGGGGCGCCCGGCGCCCGGGCCGGGCGCGCGGGGGGCACTCGTGGAGCGTCTCGGCGCACCGCGGTGGAGCGCCGCACCGGCCGGCCCCTGCGCGGGCCTCGCCGTGGCGGGTGCCGGCGGTGGGCAGTGGACGCTCGGCAGCGGCGCCGACGGGCGTCCGACGTGGCACGTCGGTCTCCCGGCGCCGGGCGCCCCGGTCGTCCGCCTTACCGCCGCGCGGCTTGCCCACGCCTGCGACGAGCGCCATCCGGCCGCGGCCCTCGACGGGGCACTCGTCGAGGGGACCACCGCGGCCGATCGCCAGGTGGCGGTCGACCTGCTCACGGCCGTCGTCATGCGAGCGCCCGGCGCTTCCGCGCCCGCGGAGCGGCCCGCCGGCTCCCGGCCACTGGCGGCAGTTCGCTGACGCCCTGTCGCTCGGCTCACGCCGAGGCGAGCGCGCGCTTCAGATACGAGTGGAACGCCCAGATCCGTTCCTCGCGGGTGCCGATGCAGCCCTTGAACGGCGTCGCGGCGATCCCGCGCTGCTGCGCCTCGAACACGCTGGCGTCCTCGCGCTGGATCGCGGAATTCGCCTTCACGCCGTGCCGCGCGACCATGTGGGCGATGATCCGGGCGATCGGCCCGCGCTTCTCCCCCTCGAGGCTGAACATCCACGCCATCGTCCGCGACGTCGTCGGTCCGGTCGGCAGGTACACCTGCGCGTAGGTAAACAGGTCGGCGAACGTGAACACCAGGTTGGGAAACACGTGGTGGTGCACGTACTGGTCGTGGCACGGCGGTCCGCCGAGTTGCCGCGACACCTGGCGCTGTTTCTTCACCGGCTCGCTCGTCGGATCGAGCGCGTAGACGAGCGTGGTCGAGCGGTCTTCGAGCCAGTGGGCCTGGGCCTCCTCGGGGATCATCCCGAAGCCGCCGAGCGTGGTCGGGTGGATGAACGGCAGGTGGTAGGTCTCGACCGTGTTCTCGACCGGGATCTTCCAATTGCAGGCGAACTCGCGCTGGTACGTCCAATTGCAGCGGTAGGGCATCGCGAACGCCGCGGCGACGCGGGCGTGGAACTCGCC contains:
- a CDS encoding aromatic ring-hydroxylating dioxygenase subunit alpha, whose translation is MFVHKEQLAYLLDPADYVDPEVARSEVEKLFLAAWHPVALASDFHADGDYRSLDLCGRPVLLRRHEGRFLAYLNVCSHRHCQLTSRAQGHDPRLVCQYHGWEYGPDGKVAKVPDGGCFKPFDRENARLQCFTADTCGELVFVRLAPEGPTLAEYLGEFHARVAAAFAMPYRCNWTYQREFACNWKIPVENTVETYHLPFIHPTTLGGFGMIPEEAQAHWLEDRSTTLVYALDPTSEPVKKQRQVSRQLGGPPCHDQYVHHHVFPNLVFTFADLFTYAQVYLPTGPTTSRTMAWMFSLEGEKRGPIARIIAHMVARHGVKANSAIQREDASVFEAQQRGIAATPFKGCIGTREERIWAFHSYLKRALASA
- a CDS encoding NAD-dependent epimerase/dehydratase family protein; the encoded protein is MAPDRSYLLLTGATGLLGRSLLRDLAAAGRRVAVLVRGSKTADAAARVDELLADWQEVAGAVVECPVVLEGDITRPGLGLDPAAADWVARHVGEVVHSAASLSFERRPSDDEPYASNVRGTANVLDACRTAGIRRLHHVSSAYVCGLREGRILETELDIGQTPGNDYERSKIDSETAAVSAPFLDVVTVHRPSIIVGDLVTGFTNTFHGFYKPLRIVQPFVEAFVQARLAPGSLLDVLGMSGREAKNLVPVDWVSAVMTRIIQDPSAHGRTYHLATDHPTPSGRLCRLFEELVVAMAAERSAGRAGAAPRPPAFDPATLGRLFGDQMHVYRAYWRDDPRFDTSHTRAFAPDLPAPQLDDETIRRLCRFAIGSGFRWPPPGRPAPGPGARGALVERLGAPRWSAAPAGPCAGLAVAGAGGGQWTLGSGADGRPTWHVGLPAPGAPVVRLTAARLAHACDERHPAAALDGALVEGTTAADRQVAVDLLTAVVMRAPGASAPAERPAGSRPLAAVR